In a genomic window of Scyliorhinus torazame isolate Kashiwa2021f chromosome 5, sScyTor2.1, whole genome shotgun sequence:
- the LOC140422139 gene encoding uncharacterized protein, with translation MEKPWKCGDCGKGYRSPSELETHRRSHTGERPFTCSQCEKGFTQLSSLKRHHRDHTGEKPFTCSQCGKEFIQLSSLQRHQRVQAGERPFTCSKCEKRFTQLSSLKRHQRVHAGKRPFTCSQCGKGFTQLSSLKKHQRVHTGERPFTCSQCGKGFTTSSNLLTHQRVHTGERSFNCSQCEKGFTTSSSLLTHQRVHTGERPFTCSQCEKGFAQLSNLRIHQRVHTGERPFTCSHCEKRFTTLKSLGIHQRLHTGERPFTCSQCEKGFSQLSHLQRHQRVHTGEKALTCS, from the coding sequence atggagaaaccgtggaaatgtggggactgtgggaaggggtaCAGATCTCCAtcagagctggaaactcatcgacgcagtcacactggggagagaccattcacctgctctcagtgtgagaagggattcactcagttatccagcctcaaGAGACACCATCgagatcacactggggagaagccgttcacctgctctcagtgtgggaaggaattcattcagttatccagcctgcagagacaccagcgggttcaggctggggagaggccgttcacctgctctaagtgtgagaagagattcactcagttatccagcctgaagagacaccagcgggttcacgctgggaaaaggccgttcacctgctctcagtgtgggaagggattcactcagttatccagtctgaagaaacatcagcgagttcacactggggagaggcctttcacctgctctcaatgtgggaaaggattcactacttcatcgaacctgctgacacaccagcgagttcacactggagagaggtcattcaattgctctcagtgtgagaagggattcactacttcatcaagcctgctgacacaccagcgagttcacactggggagaggccgtttacctgctctcagtgtgagaagggattcgctcagttatccaacctgcggatacatcagcgagttcacactggggagaggccgttcacctgctctcattgtgagaagagattcactactttaaagagcctggggatacatcagcgacttcacactggggagaggccgttcacttgctctcagtgtgagaagggattctctcagttatcccacctgcagagacaccagcgagttcacacaggggagaaggcgttaacatgctcttag
- the LOC140422138 gene encoding uncharacterized protein, with protein MEKPWKCGDCGKGYRVPSELEIHRRSHTGERPFTCSQCEKGFTQLSSLNLHQRIHTGERPFTCSQCGKGFIQLSRLNLHQRIHTGERPFTCSQCGKGFTQLSSLKIHQRVHARERLFTCSQCGKGFCQLITLRAHQRVHTGERPFTCSQCEKGFSQLIKLRAHQRVHTGERPFTCSQCGKGFTRLSNLRSHTFVHAGEKPFTCSQCEKGFTQLSSLQTHQRVHTREKPFTCSQCGKGFTQLSSLQTHQRVHTREKPFTCSQCAKRFTQLSSLQAHQRVHTGERPFTCSQCGKGFCVSWSLLRHQQVHN; from the coding sequence atggagaaaccgtggaaatgtggggactgtgggaagggatacagagtcccatcagagctggagattcatcgacgtagtcacactggggagaggccattcacttgctctcaatgtgagaagggattcactcagttatctagcTTGAatttacatcagcgaattcacactggggagaggccgttcacctgctctcagtgtgggaagggattcattcagttatctcgCCTGAatttacatcagcgaattcatactggggagaggccgttcacctgctctcagtgtgggaagggattcactcagttgtccagcCTGAAGATACACCAGCGTGTTCATGctagggagaggctgttcacctgctctcagtgtgggaagggattctgtcagTTAATCaccctgcgggcacaccagcgagttcacacaggggagaggccgttcacctgctctcagtgtgagaagggattcagtcagttaatcaaactgcgggcacaccagcgagttcacactggagagaggccgttcacctgctctcagtgtgggaagggattcactcggttatccaacctgcggagtcACACATTTGTTCatgctggggagaagccattcacctgctctcagtgtgagaagggattcactcaattatccagcctgcaaacacaccagcgagttcacactcgggagaagccgttcacctgctctcagtgtgggaagggattcactcaattatccagcctgcagacacaccagcgagttcacactcgggagaagccgttcacctgctctcagtgtgcgaagagattcactcaattatccagcctgcaggcacaccagcgagttcacactggggagaggccgttcacctgttctcagtgtgggaagggattctgtgtttcctggtccctgctgagacaccaacaagttcacaattga
- the LOC140420110 gene encoding uncharacterized protein: protein MITRTMEKPWKCEDCGKDFKGPYGLERHQRSHTVERPFTCYVCGMGFTAPCELARHQRSHTGERPFTCSLCEKGFTDIGNLRRHERVHTGERPFTCSDCGKGFTQLSSLQRHQRVHTGERPFTCSDCGKGFTQLSSLQSHQRVHTRERPFTCSDCGKGFTQLSNLQSHQRVHTGERPFTCSQCEKRFTGIGSLRRHERVHTGERPFTCSQCEQGFTDIGNLQRHQRVHTGERPFICTVCDKRFTQLHHLQRHQRLHTGEKPFICTVCDKGFAQLSTLLKHNVTRTKSRPFKCSDCRRGFKSSQLLMSHQRVHSEETPFSCSHCTKRFRSSSNLMKHKRGHTGESPFTSPTGKSFARSSLAEPQRHSQQRETF from the coding sequence atgatcacccggaccatggagaaaccatggaaatgtgaggattgtgggaaggatttcaaaggcccgtacgggctggaaaggcatcaacgcagtcacactgtagagaggccgttcacctgttatgtgtgtgggatgggattcacagccccctgcgagctggcaaggcatcaacgcagtcacactggagagaggccgttcacctgctctctgtgtgaaaaaggattcactgacattggcaacctgcggagacacgaacgagttcacactggggagaggccgttcacctgctctgactgtgggaagggattcactcagttatccagcctgcagagacaccagcgagttcacactggggagaggccgttcacctgctctgactgtgggaagggattcactcagttatccagcctgcagagccaccagcgagttcacactagagagaggccgttcacctgctctgactgtgggaagggattcactcagttatccaacctgcagagccaccagagagttcacactggagagaggccattcacctgctctcagtgtgaaaagagattcacaggcattggcagcctgcggagacacgaacgagttcacactggggagaggcctttcacctgctctcagtgtgaacagggattcactgacattggcaacctgcagagacaccagcgagttcacaccggggagaggccattcatctgcactgtgtgtgataagcgaTTCACTCAATTgcaccacctgcagagacaccagcgacttcacaccggggagaagccgttcatctgcactgtgtgtgataagggatttgctcaattatccaccctgctgaaacacaatgtcactcgcaccaagagcaggccctttaaatgctctgactgcaggaggggtttcaaaagctcacagctactgatgtcccaccagcgcgttcactctgaggagacaccgttcagctgctctcactgcacaaagaggtttagatcctcatccaacctgatgaaacacaagcgaggtcacaccggggagagcccgttcacctctccgactgggaaaagcttcgctcggtcatcacttgctgagccacaacgtCACTCACAGcaacgagagaccttttaa